The proteins below are encoded in one region of Peptoniphilus sp. GNH:
- a CDS encoding NusG domain II-containing protein, with translation MSEGKKYIRVTVDGKEIERVYLDPKLKGKRINIKTSYGYNTLEFTEDGVKIVAADCPDKICMHMPAINLSGDMLVCLPHKLIVEVKDQKDLDEVDAVLK, from the coding sequence TTGAGTGAAGGTAAAAAGTACATAAGAGTTACAGTCGATGGAAAAGAAATCGAAAGAGTCTACTTGGATCCCAAACTAAAGGGCAAGAGAATAAATATAAAGACTTCTTATGGATACAATACTCTCGAATTTACAGAAGATGGAGTCAAGATTGTGGCGGCGGATTGTCCTGATAAGATATGTATGCATATGCCTGCCATAAATCTTAGTGGCGATATGTTGGTTTGTTTACCTCACAAGCTCATAGTAGAGGTTAAAGATCAAAAGGACTTAGACGAAGTGGATGCGGTGCTGAAATGA
- a CDS encoding Gx transporter family protein, whose product MKTRKYILLAMLTAIGLAVGFFESFIPLPVAFPGARLGLANIVVLITIVNFGYKEGLIVAILKSVLLVFVSGSVSAFIFSFTGTILSAFVMILSHKFLAKYLSLIGISELGSFFHNLGQVLAAMLVLKNLMIISYLPFLAGLGIFTGYFVGLASNYISFYLKKNIRRIS is encoded by the coding sequence ATGAAGACAAGAAAATATATTTTATTAGCCATGCTTACTGCCATAGGACTGGCGGTAGGATTTTTTGAATCTTTTATCCCCCTGCCGGTAGCTTTTCCAGGAGCAAGATTAGGTCTTGCCAATATAGTAGTTTTAATTACAATAGTAAATTTTGGCTACAAGGAAGGTCTTATCGTAGCAATTTTAAAGAGTGTGCTGTTGGTTTTTGTGAGTGGAAGCGTTTCGGCTTTTATCTTTTCTTTCACAGGAACTATACTTTCGGCCTTTGTGATGATTCTAAGTCATAAATTTTTAGCTAAATATCTGTCTCTTATAGGAATATCAGAATTGGGCTCTTTCTTTCACAATTTAGGACAAGTTTTAGCTGCGATGTTAGTATTAAAAAATCTTATGATAATTTCTTATTTGCCGTTTTTGGCTGGATTAGGAATTTTTACTGGTTATTTTGTAGGGTTGGCATCTAATTATATATCTTTCTACTTGAAGAAAAATATTAGGAGAATTTCGTGA
- a CDS encoding Maf family protein, translating to MDFILASASPRRKSILEKFINFRVEVSKISEDKQFYKSSQSIVMGLAFEKAHSIAKEREDALVIGADTLVDLEGRVLGKPKNMDDAEKMIRAMSGKKHSVYTGLALVNLKLNKKIISFEKTDVIFKTLSEREIANYMGNADYMDKAGAYGIQDEAGLFVEKIVGDYFNVMGLPICLLNKLLIRHFDINLLEEV from the coding sequence ATGGATTTTATACTTGCATCGGCATCGCCAAGAAGAAAGAGTATTTTAGAAAAATTTATAAATTTCAGAGTTGAAGTTTCAAAAATATCAGAAGATAAGCAATTTTATAAATCTTCCCAAAGTATTGTAATGGGGTTGGCGTTTGAAAAGGCGCATTCGATAGCAAAAGAAAGAGAAGATGCTCTTGTGATAGGCGCTGATACTCTAGTTGATTTGGAAGGAAGGGTCCTTGGCAAACCCAAAAATATGGATGATGCAGAAAAAATGATAAGAGCGATGTCCGGGAAAAAGCATTCAGTTTACACAGGCCTCGCCCTTGTTAATTTAAAATTAAATAAGAAGATAATTAGTTTTGAAAAAACTGATGTCATATTCAAGACCTTGTCAGAAAGGGAGATTGCAAATTATATGGGAAATGCAGACTATATGGATAAGGCTGGAGCTTATGGCATTCAAGATGAAGCTGGTTTATTTGTTGAAAAAATAGTAGGAGACTATTTCAATGTGATGGGTCTTCCTATTTGTCTATTAAACAAGTTGTTGATTAGACATTTTGATATAAATCTCTTGGAGGAAGTATGA
- the radC gene encoding DNA repair protein RadC: protein MKKYNIKNLPVEDRPQEKLFLRGVKALSNAELLALIIRTGTKEETSVELCQRLLNVFEEKASGFDIETNDIKMRENSALYKMRNANIGDFDGIMGIGPSKTAMILAAIELGIRMNDLPSFRKIRIDSPEKLYAVLKNEMSSLDVEEFRIAILNTKKDLEKIHTVARGGLDVCHVHPREIFKEAISNQAHTIILIHNHPTGDPSPSKADISLTKRLVEVGEILDIPVIDHIIIGHRSFVSLAREGHI, encoded by the coding sequence ATGAAAAAATATAATATAAAAAATCTTCCTGTGGAGGACAGACCCCAGGAGAAACTTTTTTTAAGGGGAGTAAAGGCGCTTTCAAATGCTGAACTCTTGGCTCTTATAATAAGAACAGGCACTAAAGAGGAAACATCAGTTGAACTATGCCAAAGACTTTTGAATGTCTTTGAAGAAAAAGCATCAGGTTTTGACATCGAGACTAATGACATAAAAATGAGAGAAAATTCAGCTCTTTATAAGATGAGAAATGCCAACATAGGCGATTTCGATGGAATAATGGGCATAGGTCCTTCTAAAACTGCCATGATTTTAGCAGCAATAGAGCTTGGCATAAGAATGAACGATCTTCCGTCTTTTAGAAAAATTCGCATTGATAGTCCGGAGAAGCTATACGCAGTGTTAAAAAATGAAATGTCCTCTCTGGATGTGGAAGAATTTAGAATTGCCATTTTAAATACTAAAAAAGATTTGGAAAAAATACACACCGTAGCAAGAGGTGGCTTGGATGTGTGCCATGTTCACCCTAGGGAAATTTTTAAAGAGGCAATAAGCAATCAGGCTCATACAATAATTTTGATTCACAATCATCCAACAGGAGATCCTAGTCCATCAAAGGCGGATATCAGTCTTACTAAAAGACTAGTAGAAGTTGGGGAAATTTTAGATATTCCAGTAATAGATCACATAATAATTGGACACAGATCATTTGTTTCCTTAGCAAGAGAGGGACACATATGA
- a CDS encoding ribonuclease E/G, whose protein sequence is MTLFIDSAGLMGEFEDGKFVELSELSPDIKNGNIYRGRVKEILPKISAYFVDIGYKEDGYLSFKDTYPANAKLKKGQEILVQIKKTLPPPKGHRVTMEISIGGQNLVLFEKKLQKFSNKLKSDEVKRLKSYGIESCYGILYRTSSKNSTRTALKNEIEDLEKRLKTVLEEKNFLPVPKLIYEPNGVKDFLKRSGKSKVIINSKQIYDDYRLDFENLILDENFSIKTDRNLSKDYNNLFEPCVNLDCGGQIIIEKTAALWSIDVNSSYGDGTDFEKTALLSNLEAAKEGARQIILRNMSGIIIFDFINMQKDEDKELVIRKLKDELERDKSQNEVYGYTSLGLVEVSRKNFGLSLRRLEN, encoded by the coding sequence ATGACTTTGTTCATAGATTCTGCCGGGCTTATGGGAGAGTTTGAAGATGGAAAGTTTGTGGAACTTTCCGAGCTTAGCCCAGATATCAAAAATGGAAATATATACAGAGGCAGAGTAAAGGAGATTTTACCAAAAATTTCAGCTTATTTTGTCGACATTGGCTATAAAGAGGATGGATATCTTTCCTTTAAAGATACCTATCCTGCAAATGCCAAATTAAAAAAGGGTCAAGAAATTCTTGTGCAGATAAAAAAGACTCTCCCTCCTCCCAAGGGACACAGGGTAACTATGGAGATATCCATAGGAGGTCAAAATTTAGTCTTGTTTGAAAAAAAACTGCAAAAATTCTCAAACAAATTAAAAAGCGATGAAGTTAAAAGACTAAAATCATATGGAATTGAGTCTTGCTATGGAATTTTATACAGAACATCTTCTAAAAACTCTACTAGAACCGCACTAAAAAATGAAATAGAGGACCTTGAAAAAAGGCTTAAAACAGTCTTGGAAGAAAAGAATTTTTTACCAGTACCCAAATTAATTTATGAACCAAATGGAGTAAAAGATTTTCTCAAAAGAAGTGGTAAGAGCAAGGTCATAATAAACTCTAAACAAATATATGACGATTATAGATTAGATTTTGAAAATTTGATTTTGGATGAAAATTTTTCGATAAAAACAGACAGAAACTTATCAAAAGATTATAATAATTTATTTGAACCATGTGTGAATCTGGATTGCGGCGGGCAAATAATAATAGAAAAGACAGCCGCTCTTTGGAGCATTGATGTAAACTCATCTTATGGAGATGGCACGGATTTTGAGAAAACTGCCCTATTAAGCAATCTGGAAGCAGCGAAAGAAGGTGCAAGACAGATTATTCTTAGAAATATGTCCGGGATAATAATTTTTGATTTTATAAATATGCAAAAGGATGAGGACAAGGAACTTGTCATAAGAAAACTAAAGGACGAACTTGAAAGAGATAAGTCTCAAAACGAAGTCTATGGTTATACTAGCCTTGGATTGGTTGAGGTTTCAAGAAAAAATTTTGGTTTATCCCTTAGAAGACTTGAAAATTAG
- the rplU gene encoding 50S ribosomal protein L21, translating into MYAIVETGGKQYTVKEGDKVRVEKLEAEVGQTVSLDKVLLVSGDEISVGKPYLEGASVKAKVLLHDKAKKIVVFKYKAKKNYRKKKGHRQPYTLLEIESISL; encoded by the coding sequence ATGTACGCAATAGTGGAAACTGGTGGAAAACAATACACTGTTAAAGAAGGCGACAAGGTTAGAGTTGAAAAGCTTGAAGCTGAAGTAGGTCAAACTGTAAGCCTAGATAAGGTACTACTTGTAAGTGGAGATGAAATTTCTGTTGGAAAGCCATATCTAGAAGGAGCTAGCGTTAAGGCTAAGGTTCTTTTGCACGATAAGGCAAAGAAAATAGTTGTATTTAAATACAAAGCTAAGAAAAACTACAGAAAGAAGAAGGGCCATCGTCAACCATATACTTTACTTGAAATAGAAAGTATATCTCTATGA
- a CDS encoding ribosomal-processing cysteine protease Prp has translation MYSGLRSSGHASSGADEEVVCAAISILTQNFLDLILERYGQENIEYEIEDGYLFFRALNDTVYEDDRFKKYFEFVLHAFQMLERDYPGYLKMKQEVLG, from the coding sequence ATGTACTCAGGACTTAGGTCTTCGGGTCACGCTTCTTCTGGCGCTGACGAAGAAGTAGTTTGTGCAGCCATATCAATACTAACTCAGAATTTTTTAGATTTGATTTTAGAAAGATATGGTCAAGAAAATATTGAATACGAAATTGAGGATGGATATTTATTTTTTAGAGCCTTGAATGATACGGTCTATGAAGATGACAGATTTAAAAAGTATTTTGAATTTGTTCTTCATGCCTTTCAGATGCTCGAAAGAGATTATCCGGGATACCTAAAAATGAAACAGGAGGTGCTAGGATGA
- the rpmA gene encoding 50S ribosomal protein L27 has protein sequence MIKLNLRLFSSKKGAGSSKNGRDSESKRLGVKKGDGSYVLAGNIIVRQRGTKIHPGLNVGRGNDDTLFASANGYVKFETKGRGNKKVVSVYEEKLA, from the coding sequence ATGATAAAGCTAAATCTTAGACTATTTTCATCTAAGAAGGGTGCAGGTAGTTCAAAAAACGGTAGAGATTCTGAATCCAAAAGACTTGGCGTCAAAAAGGGAGACGGATCTTATGTACTTGCCGGCAACATCATCGTAAGACAAAGAGGTACTAAAATTCACCCAGGTCTAAACGTTGGAAGGGGTAATGATGATACACTCTTTGCTTCTGCAAATGGTTATGTAAAATTCGAAACCAAGGGCAGAGGAAACAAAAAAGTTGTTAGCGTATATGAAGAAAAATTAGCATAA
- the obgE gene encoding GTPase ObgE, with protein sequence MFIDRAKIKVIAGSGGDGAVAWRREKYVPAGGPAGGDGGHGGNVIIKTDEGLHTLLDFRYKREYKAENGDNGQSKLKFGKDGQDIVLSVPVGTLVKDAESGKVIHDLKAKNMEIILARGGRGGKGNARFKTATRQAPTFAQAGKKGESRSIILELKILADVGLVGFPNVGKSTLLSVVSAAKPKIANYHFTTLSPNLGMVFLGDQKSFVIADIPGLIEGASKGQGLGDEFLKHVERTKVLIHVVDISGSEGRDPLDDFDKINKELEDYNEKLAKKPQIIFLNKIDLSDSSGKVKEFEDKFGKGYKIFSGSAYMNKGIKELMYYAYDLLQKQEDDYETYDEEYVETEDRAPAFEVYKENGNYFVDGPYIDLLLRSTNFNSRESLRYFQENLRKNKIVDRLKELGVGEGESVFIGEYEFEFFE encoded by the coding sequence ATGTTTATAGATAGAGCAAAGATAAAAGTAATAGCGGGTTCAGGCGGAGACGGCGCAGTTGCGTGGAGAAGAGAAAAATATGTCCCTGCAGGCGGCCCTGCTGGAGGAGATGGAGGCCATGGTGGTAATGTCATCATAAAAACAGATGAAGGTCTTCACACACTTTTGGATTTTAGGTATAAAAGAGAATATAAGGCTGAAAATGGAGACAATGGACAAAGCAAATTGAAGTTCGGCAAAGATGGTCAGGATATAGTTTTGTCTGTCCCAGTAGGAACTCTTGTAAAGGATGCCGAAAGTGGCAAGGTCATACATGATTTAAAGGCCAAGAATATGGAGATTATCTTAGCCAGAGGCGGAAGAGGCGGCAAGGGAAATGCCAGGTTTAAGACCGCAACAAGACAGGCTCCAACTTTTGCTCAAGCCGGCAAAAAAGGAGAATCCAGATCTATTATTTTAGAGCTTAAAATTTTAGCGGATGTTGGGCTTGTGGGATTCCCGAATGTAGGCAAGTCTACACTACTTTCAGTAGTTTCAGCGGCTAAACCTAAAATAGCAAATTATCATTTTACAACCTTGAGCCCAAATCTTGGCATGGTGTTTTTAGGCGACCAAAAGTCATTTGTAATTGCTGATATACCTGGACTTATAGAAGGAGCAAGCAAGGGTCAAGGTCTTGGAGATGAATTTTTAAAACACGTTGAGAGAACTAAGGTACTCATTCATGTGGTGGATATTTCTGGTTCTGAAGGCAGAGATCCTCTTGATGACTTTGACAAGATAAATAAGGAGCTTGAAGATTACAACGAGAAACTTGCTAAAAAACCACAAATAATATTTTTGAATAAAATAGACCTTTCAGATTCATCGGGCAAGGTCAAGGAATTTGAAGATAAATTTGGAAAAGGCTATAAGATATTTTCTGGTTCAGCTTATATGAATAAGGGAATCAAGGAACTTATGTATTATGCCTATGATTTACTTCAAAAGCAGGAAGATGACTATGAAACATACGATGAAGAGTATGTTGAAACAGAGGACAGAGCACCAGCTTTTGAAGTTTACAAAGAAAATGGCAACTATTTTGTAGATGGTCCATATATAGACTTGCTACTTAGATCTACAAACTTCAATTCCAGAGAGTCTTTGAGATATTTCCAAGAAAACCTTAGAAAGAATAAAATAGTTGATAGATTAAAGGAACTTGGAGTTGGAGAAGGCGAGAGCGTCTTTATCGGTGAGTATGAATTTGAATTTTTTGAATAA
- the yhbY gene encoding ribosome assembly RNA-binding protein YhbY, with protein sequence MLKGKDRAYLKSLAHKIEPLLQIGKQGLNDGSLWQLNELLEAHELVKIRVLKNSPIDVKEIVEEILEKTNSEFVQQIGNKLTIYRESKENKKIILP encoded by the coding sequence ATGCTGAAAGGAAAAGATAGGGCTTATTTAAAAAGCCTAGCTCATAAAATTGAGCCCCTATTACAGATAGGAAAACAGGGTCTTAATGACGGAAGTCTATGGCAGCTTAATGAGCTTTTAGAGGCGCACGAACTTGTCAAAATAAGAGTGCTTAAAAATTCTCCCATAGATGTAAAAGAGATAGTTGAAGAAATTTTGGAAAAGACAAATTCAGAATTTGTTCAACAAATAGGAAATAAGCTAACCATTTATAGAGAATCTAAAGAAAATAAAAAGATAATATTGCCATGA
- the nadD gene encoding nicotinate-nucleotide adenylyltransferase: protein MKIAIFGGTFNPIHLGHLMLAEEIRQIKNFEKIIFLPTGNPPHKSLYVSSEDRLNMVKLACMDNDAFEVSDLEVKNKKISYTIDSLKILKEKYDNINYIIGSDTVFQLKTWKSFEKLPEYTKFIFMKRPGYDLEKDLNMEIQWLKEEFGFEIEEVTGPLYDISSHDIREDISKGRSLKYILPEKVREYISDKRLYERRR from the coding sequence ATGAAAATAGCCATTTTTGGAGGAACATTTAATCCGATTCACTTAGGACATCTCATGCTTGCTGAGGAAATAAGACAGATTAAGAATTTCGAAAAAATAATATTTTTACCCACTGGGAATCCTCCCCACAAAAGTCTTTATGTATCATCAGAAGACCGCCTAAACATGGTAAAATTAGCTTGCATGGACAATGATGCTTTTGAAGTTTCAGATCTAGAAGTCAAAAACAAAAAAATTAGTTATACAATCGACAGCTTGAAAATTTTAAAAGAAAAATATGATAATATAAATTATATAATCGGTTCGGACACGGTGTTTCAATTAAAAACTTGGAAAAGTTTTGAAAAATTACCCGAGTACACTAAATTTATTTTTATGAAAAGACCGGGATATGACTTAGAAAAAGATTTGAATATGGAGATACAATGGTTAAAAGAAGAATTTGGATTTGAAATAGAGGAGGTCACTGGACCACTTTATGACATTTCTTCTCATGATATAAGGGAGGATATCTCTAAAGGAAGAAGCTTAAAATATATTTTGCCTGAGAAAGTGAGGGAATATATTAGTGATAAGAGATTATATGAGCGAAGAAGATGA
- the yqeK gene encoding bis(5'-nucleosyl)-tetraphosphatase (symmetrical) YqeK, translating to MSEEDESDIINRIGLKRFNHCIRVADTAYELAEIHNVDKEKAYIAGLYHDCGKIRDLEVAKSEFKKAGLELNDDLINSPQIIHQYYGRYLAEKKYGIKDKDILNAICYHATGRENMTDIEKIVFLADYIEPMRNFKDVENARILSKENLDKAMLYALDRTIEYLIAKGQYIGIETIISRNFFIRSDK from the coding sequence ATGAGCGAAGAAGATGAGTCCGACATTATAAATAGAATAGGACTAAAGAGATTTAACCACTGCATAAGAGTTGCAGATACCGCATATGAATTAGCAGAAATTCACAACGTTGATAAAGAAAAAGCCTATATAGCTGGTCTTTATCACGATTGTGGCAAAATAAGAGATTTGGAAGTAGCCAAGAGCGAATTTAAAAAAGCGGGTTTGGAGTTGAATGATGATCTTATAAACTCCCCGCAAATAATTCACCAATACTACGGAAGGTATTTGGCTGAAAAAAAATATGGAATAAAAGATAAGGATATACTCAATGCCATTTGCTATCATGCAACTGGAAGAGAGAATATGACAGATATAGAAAAAATTGTTTTTTTAGCAGACTATATAGAGCCTATGAGAAACTTTAAAGATGTTGAAAATGCTAGAATTCTTTCAAAAGAAAATCTGGATAAGGCTATGCTCTATGCCTTGGATAGGACAATAGAATATCTAATAGCAAAGGGTCAATATATAGGAATCGAAACAATTATAAGCAGAAATTTTTTTATCAGGAGCGATAAATGA
- a CDS encoding LCP family protein — protein sequence MKGFFKGFFITLLILIVAFVGFSLYSAFTATKSSPLDVIKAFRQEPSDLQFLLLGVDSSDQNKNKSTRSDVMMLISISSENKKASIVSIPRDTRVKIQGKKNYQKINAAYAIGKEQLALKTVNTVFNLNLDKYLVVDYGIVKDVVNKLGGISIDVPVDMKYTDTWDDPPLEIDIKKGYQTLNGEDAIKFLRFRKGEGGSGYKNQDLDRVNSQKMFIDAVLEKVTKPSGILKLPSLLRIYQERINTNITLNEMIGAFKLLKSNDGEKMEGHTLPGSPKYINRVSYFIYDEKESALLLRSLNLK from the coding sequence ATGAAAGGATTTTTTAAGGGGTTTTTTATAACTCTTTTGATACTAATTGTAGCCTTTGTAGGATTTAGCCTATATTCGGCTTTTACAGCGACTAAATCAAGTCCCTTAGATGTAATCAAGGCCTTTAGGCAAGAGCCAAGCGATTTGCAATTTCTTCTTTTGGGAGTTGATTCAAGCGATCAAAATAAAAACAAATCAACAAGATCAGATGTTATGATGCTGATTTCTATAAGTTCAGAAAACAAAAAAGCCTCTATAGTTTCAATACCAAGAGATACACGTGTTAAAATTCAAGGGAAAAAGAATTATCAAAAGATAAATGCGGCTTACGCTATTGGTAAAGAGCAACTTGCCCTAAAGACTGTAAATACTGTATTTAATTTGAATCTGGACAAGTATCTTGTTGTGGACTATGGAATAGTAAAGGATGTAGTAAATAAACTTGGAGGAATTTCAATAGATGTTCCAGTAGACATGAAATACACCGATACTTGGGATGACCCGCCGCTTGAAATAGACATCAAAAAGGGGTATCAAACCTTAAATGGCGAAGATGCAATAAAATTTTTGAGGTTTAGAAAGGGTGAAGGAGGAAGCGGCTACAAGAATCAAGACTTGGATAGGGTCAATTCTCAGAAGATGTTTATTGATGCGGTTCTCGAGAAAGTCACTAAGCCTTCTGGAATTTTAAAATTACCTTCACTTTTGAGAATATATCAAGAAAGAATCAATACCAACATAACTTTAAATGAGATGATTGGAGCCTTTAAATTATTAAAATCTAATGATGGTGAAAAGATGGAAGGCCACACACTTCCAGGAAGCCCTAAATATATAAATAGAGTGTCTTATTTTATATATGACGAGAAAGAGAGTGCCTTACTTTTGAGATCCTTGAATCTGAAATAG
- the rsfS gene encoding ribosome silencing factor — protein sequence METKKKLEIIKNAGLDKLASDIEILDIRQRNGLSDYFIIMSADSSRQVQTIAEYIEEKMFEEKEEAIHKEGYGSNRWIILDYSDVICHVFHKEEREYYNIERLWSDSKSILEKKEEN from the coding sequence ATGGAAACTAAAAAGAAATTGGAAATAATAAAAAATGCAGGCCTAGACAAGTTGGCAAGTGATATTGAAATATTAGACATAAGACAGAGAAACGGTCTTAGTGATTATTTTATAATAATGTCTGCTGACTCTTCTAGGCAAGTTCAGACAATTGCTGAATATATAGAAGAAAAAATGTTTGAAGAAAAAGAAGAGGCCATACACAAGGAAGGATATGGCTCAAATAGATGGATTATTTTAGATTATTCAGATGTAATATGCCATGTATTCCATAAGGAAGAAAGAGAATATTACAACATAGAAAGACTTTGGTCTGATTCTAAAAGCATTTTAGAAAAAAAGGAGGAAAATTAA
- a CDS encoding RidA family protein yields MEIIQTKKAPAAVGPYCQGVSSQGKKLIFTSGQLPLCPESGELVTSSIKDATIRSLKNVLAVVEAGGGSLESIIKVNIYLNDINDFAAVNEVYEEFFKEHKPARSCLEVAKLPKGGLLEIEAIAEAN; encoded by the coding sequence ATGGAGATAATACAAACCAAAAAAGCACCAGCCGCAGTAGGACCATATTGCCAAGGCGTATCAAGCCAAGGCAAAAAACTAATTTTCACATCAGGACAATTGCCACTATGCCCAGAAAGTGGCGAATTAGTTACATCTTCAATTAAGGATGCAACTATTAGATCTTTGAAAAATGTCTTAGCAGTAGTAGAAGCAGGCGGTGGAAGTCTAGAATCAATAATAAAGGTTAACATTTACTTAAATGATATTAACGATTTTGCAGCTGTAAATGAAGTTTATGAGGAATTTTTTAAAGAGCACAAGCCTGCTAGATCATGCTTGGAAGTGGCAAAATTGCCAAAGGGCGGACTTCTTGAAATTGAGGCAATAGCAGAAGCAAACTAG
- a CDS encoding ComEA family DNA-binding protein gives MDMRFVKKYLPTIVLGLALIFFAGKYFEYRVETRENEDFVENVEIENDKDIEDSKENIVVHVAGLVKNPGLYELKNGSRVEDAILAAGGPIGDGDINKLNRARILKDEEKITVEGPGSSEDEGSIQSSDSDKININKASLDELTKIPGIGPKTAEKIIKYREKSPFVHIEDLKSVQGIGDKKFESFKDFITCD, from the coding sequence ATGGATATGCGATTTGTAAAAAAATATTTACCCACAATTGTGCTGGGCTTGGCCTTGATATTTTTTGCCGGAAAATATTTCGAATATAGAGTTGAAACAAGAGAAAATGAAGATTTTGTTGAGAATGTAGAAATTGAAAATGACAAAGATATTGAAGACTCAAAAGAAAATATTGTAGTCCATGTGGCTGGGCTTGTGAAAAATCCGGGACTTTATGAATTAAAGAATGGATCCAGGGTCGAGGATGCTATTTTGGCAGCTGGAGGACCAATTGGCGATGGCGATATAAACAAATTAAACAGGGCAAGAATCTTAAAAGATGAGGAGAAGATAACAGTTGAAGGGCCTGGTTCGAGTGAGGACGAAGGTTCCATTCAAAGCTCCGATTCAGATAAGATAAACATCAACAAGGCAAGCCTAGATGAGCTTACCAAGATACCAGGTATAGGACCAAAGACGGCAGAAAAGATAATTAAATATAGAGAAAAAAGTCCCTTTGTGCACATAGAAGACCTAAAATCAGTACAGGGCATAGGAGACAAAAAGTTTGAATCTTTTAAAGATTTTATAACTTGCGATTAG
- the rpsB gene encoding 30S ribosomal protein S2, whose product MSVISMKNLLEAGVHFGHQTRRWNPKMAKFIFTERNGIYIIDLQKTVKKVEEAYEYIKNITENGGKILFVGTKKQAQDAVENEAKKCEMPYINQRWLGGLLTNYKTIRRRIDRLFELEEMETNGTFEVLPKKEVIQLKHERERLEKFLGGIKHMDRIPDALFVVDPKKERIAVKEADILGIPVIGIVDTNCDPDEVDFPIPGNDDAIRSVKLLTETIANAVLEGRQGTQLEDNSSEDKNDDSEVEVEEALEEEAEIVETEE is encoded by the coding sequence ATGTCAGTTATTTCAATGAAGAATTTGTTAGAAGCAGGAGTTCATTTTGGACATCAAACTAGAAGATGGAACCCCAAAATGGCAAAATTTATATTCACAGAAAGAAATGGTATTTATATAATAGACCTTCAAAAAACTGTTAAAAAAGTTGAAGAAGCCTATGAATATATAAAGAACATCACTGAAAACGGTGGAAAGATTCTTTTTGTAGGAACTAAAAAGCAAGCTCAAGATGCTGTTGAAAATGAAGCTAAAAAATGCGAAATGCCATATATAAACCAAAGATGGCTAGGTGGTCTTTTGACTAACTACAAGACAATAAGAAGAAGAATAGATAGACTATTTGAGCTTGAAGAAATGGAAACCAACGGAACTTTTGAAGTTCTTCCTAAAAAAGAAGTAATCCAATTGAAGCATGAAAGAGAAAGATTGGAAAAATTCTTGGGCGGTATAAAGCACATGGATAGAATACCAGATGCCTTATTCGTAGTTGATCCTAAAAAAGAAAGAATAGCTGTAAAAGAAGCTGATATCTTAGGAATTCCAGTTATAGGAATTGTAGATACAAACTGTGATCCAGATGAAGTAGATTTTCCAATACCTGGAAATGATGATGCGATAAGATCTGTAAAACTTTTGACTGAAACAATTGCCAATGCAGTTCTAGAAGGAAGACAAGGAACACAATTGGAAGACAACAGCTCTGAAGACAAAAACGACGATTCTGAAGTTGAAGTAGAAGAAGCTCTTGAAGAAGAAGCTGAAATAGTTGAAACAGAAGAATAA